One genomic region from Prevotella sp. Rep29 encodes:
- a CDS encoding (deoxy)nucleoside triphosphate pyrophosphohydrolase translates to MIKKEKKHYQVVAAVVEEDGKILCMQRCRSRLPYISERWEFPGGKRKAGESDHEALVREIKEEMDWDVYVGRQLGQVTHEYPDFTITLTAYWCKGGDGEFKMLEHLDYKWLDKSEMTALEWTEADRKLLEMII, encoded by the coding sequence ATGATAAAGAAGGAAAAGAAACACTATCAGGTGGTTGCCGCTGTCGTTGAGGAGGATGGAAAGATTCTCTGCATGCAGCGTTGCAGGAGCCGTCTGCCTTACATCAGCGAGCGCTGGGAATTTCCCGGCGGGAAGAGAAAGGCAGGGGAGAGCGACCATGAAGCCCTCGTTCGTGAGATAAAAGAAGAGATGGATTGGGATGTGTACGTGGGTAGGCAGCTTGGACAGGTGACACACGAGTATCCCGACTTCACCATCACCCTCACAGCCTATTGGTGCAAGGGTGGCGACGGCGAGTTTAAGATGCTCGAACATCTCGACTATAAATGGCTCGACAAGAGCGAGATGACAGCGTTGGAGTGGACCGAAGCCGACCGCAAATTGTTGGAAATGATTATCTGA
- a CDS encoding TerC family protein, whose amino-acid sequence MNMHVAEIPVWGWVMFYVSVLLMLAADLKLFGRKGQHEVGMREALFMTGVWIAVSLLFALGIYLFYPVDPHEQTMEFLAAYLIEKSLSVDNLFVFLMLFSFFGVERKYQHEVLFWGIIGALVLRSIFIFTGAAIVSRFEWVLGLFGLFLLYTGFKMFVHNDSQTDVHTENFLVRLFRRVYPVTDKMHGGKFFVHENGRKMATPLFVALIAIETSDVIFAVDSIPAVFSVSRDTFIILTSNIFAILGLRSLYFALAALAKYFTYLKYGIALILVFVGVKMLLSTTEYFNEFFAMLGISVNVPHVEIPTLVSLLVIFGVLTLSIVLSLVCRKKEAAE is encoded by the coding sequence ATGAATATGCATGTTGCGGAAATCCCGGTGTGGGGATGGGTGATGTTCTATGTTTCGGTGCTGTTGATGTTGGCAGCCGACTTGAAACTTTTTGGGCGTAAGGGACAGCATGAGGTTGGTATGCGCGAAGCCCTGTTCATGACAGGTGTATGGATAGCGGTCTCGCTGCTCTTCGCGTTGGGCATCTATCTGTTCTATCCCGTGGATCCCCACGAGCAGACGATGGAGTTCCTCGCAGCCTATCTGATAGAGAAATCGTTGTCGGTGGACAACCTTTTTGTCTTCCTGATGCTCTTCTCGTTTTTCGGTGTCGAGCGGAAATATCAGCACGAAGTGCTCTTCTGGGGCATCATCGGTGCCTTGGTCTTGCGCAGCATCTTCATCTTTACCGGTGCCGCCATCGTCAGTCGCTTCGAGTGGGTTCTCGGTTTGTTCGGACTGTTCCTGCTCTATACCGGCTTCAAGATGTTCGTCCACAACGATTCGCAGACGGATGTGCACACCGAAAACTTCCTCGTGCGGCTGTTCCGGCGTGTCTATCCCGTGACCGACAAGATGCACGGCGGAAAGTTTTTTGTCCATGAAAACGGTCGGAAGATGGCGACCCCCTTGTTCGTTGCGCTGATAGCCATTGAGACGAGCGACGTGATTTTTGCCGTCGATTCCATTCCTGCCGTTTTTTCCGTTTCGCGCGACACTTTCATCATCCTCACGAGTAACATCTTCGCCATTCTGGGCTTGCGGTCGCTCTATTTCGCGCTGGCAGCCCTTGCGAAATATTTCACCTATCTCAAATACGGCATTGCGCTCATCCTGGTTTTTGTGGGAGTGAAGATGCTATTGTCCACCACCGAGTATTTCAACGAGTTTTTCGCCATGCTGGGCATCAGTGTGAATGTTCCCCACGTTGAGATACCGACCCTGGTCAGCCTTTTGGTCATCTTCGGTGTACTGACTCTCTCCATCGTCCTGTCGCTGGTGTGCAGGAAAAAGGAAGCTGCGGAGTAG
- a CDS encoding oligosaccharide flippase family protein produces MKKPEGSDGYSHIVKYTGLFGGVQGLNILVGLVRNKLVAMILGPAGMGLISLFNSTIKLISDSTNLGISMSAVRQVSEAYGRGDEEQVCSAVQVIRSWSLLTALLGMFVCMALSPLLNMWTFTWGDHTLHFFLLSPVIALTAITGGELAILKGIRRLKTLAKISIYNVILLTLITVPVYYYWGQAGIVPSLVIGALVQMCLTIAYSYNFYPLRLKGHAFRLGDGVGMVRLGIAFVSAGILGSGAEFLIRTFLNTEGGLADVGYYNAGLMLTMTYAGVVFASLESDYFPRLSAVGGDRDALNLMVNRQIEVSLLIIAPMLVIFIFGLPILVPLLYSSKFLPTIGMMQAALLAMYMRAVELPIAYIPLAKGDSWSYFFIEAFYDILLVVSVIVGYRHWGLTGVGWAIVLTGVLDVIGIMLYARYKYKYVISKAACRYLLMQLPFGILASLCVSNFEGWIYWGIGGLLSAGSLLISFYVLRSKSRLWEALLNKIKDKFRHG; encoded by the coding sequence ATGAAGAAACCAGAGGGCTCAGACGGATATTCCCATATTGTGAAATATACGGGACTGTTCGGTGGCGTGCAGGGATTAAACATCCTTGTGGGGCTTGTTCGTAACAAATTGGTTGCGATGATTCTTGGTCCGGCGGGAATGGGACTTATCTCGCTCTTCAACTCAACCATCAAGCTGATTTCAGACTCAACAAATCTGGGCATCTCCATGAGTGCGGTCCGGCAAGTGTCGGAGGCGTATGGCAGGGGAGATGAGGAGCAGGTGTGCTCTGCCGTTCAGGTGATACGCTCATGGAGTCTGCTGACAGCGTTGCTCGGCATGTTCGTGTGTATGGCGTTGAGCCCGTTGCTCAACATGTGGACGTTCACATGGGGCGACCATACGCTGCATTTCTTCCTGCTTTCGCCGGTTATCGCTCTGACAGCCATCACTGGTGGCGAACTGGCGATACTGAAAGGAATCAGAAGGCTGAAAACGCTGGCAAAGATTTCCATCTATAACGTGATTCTGCTGACATTGATTACCGTCCCCGTCTATTATTATTGGGGACAGGCGGGTATCGTGCCGTCGCTGGTCATCGGTGCGTTGGTTCAGATGTGTCTGACGATAGCCTATTCCTACAACTTTTATCCGTTGCGATTGAAAGGACATGCGTTCCGCTTGGGCGACGGTGTGGGGATGGTCAGGCTGGGTATTGCGTTTGTTTCGGCAGGAATTTTAGGCAGTGGCGCGGAATTTCTGATTCGCACGTTCCTCAATACGGAAGGCGGACTTGCCGACGTGGGCTACTATAATGCGGGACTGATGCTGACCATGACTTATGCTGGCGTGGTGTTCGCTTCGTTGGAGTCGGACTATTTTCCGCGCCTGTCAGCAGTGGGTGGCGACAGGGACGCTTTGAACCTGATGGTGAATCGCCAGATTGAAGTATCGCTGCTGATTATCGCTCCGATGCTGGTCATCTTCATCTTCGGTTTGCCGATACTGGTTCCCTTGTTGTATAGCAGCAAATTCCTGCCCACCATCGGGATGATGCAGGCGGCATTGCTCGCCATGTATATGCGTGCCGTCGAGCTTCCGATTGCCTATATTCCATTGGCGAAAGGCGATTCGTGGTCATACTTTTTCATAGAAGCGTTTTATGATATCCTGTTGGTCGTTTCGGTAATTGTCGGTTATCGTCACTGGGGACTGACGGGCGTCGGCTGGGCGATTGTGCTGACGGGCGTGCTGGACGTGATAGGCATCATGCTTTACGCGCGTTATAAATATAAATATGTGATATCGAAGGCTGCCTGTCGCTATCTGTTGATGCAGCTGCCGTTCGGCATCTTGGCATCCCTCTGCGTGTCCAACTTTGAAGGCTGGATATATTGGGGGATAGGAGGGCTCTTGTCGGCAGGGAGTCTCTTGATTAGTTTTTATGTGTTGCGCAGCAAATCCCGCTTATGGGAGGCGTTGTTGAACAAAATAAAAGACAAATTCAGACATGGCTAA
- a CDS encoding glycosyltransferase family 2 protein, whose translation MAKVSILVAVYNAEKYLRKCLDSLLEQHLREIQIICVDDASTDSSRDILDEYASRDNRVEVIALPENVGQARARNRGLQVAKGEYVCFLDSDDWFSPDALQQAVDTFDENPETDCVLFQAQMVSGETEETYPMPAFEWLSGEEAFEKSLTWEIHGIYMARTQLYQEFPYDETAHSYSDDNTTRIHFLHSREVRQCKGIYYYRQHAESVTHQVSVRRFDYLRANESMMGELVNRGVFYKWVKMYENVRWLNLIDTYMFYFQNRHRLSQDECQYGLSEMKRVWNTIDPSALKWRNRYKFGYMPLHFSWRLFRLQEETYFTLRKLIKGK comes from the coding sequence ATGGCTAAGGTCTCAATACTTGTGGCGGTTTATAACGCAGAGAAGTACCTTCGAAAGTGTTTGGACTCGCTGCTTGAACAGCATCTTCGCGAAATACAGATAATTTGTGTGGACGATGCTTCTACGGACAGCTCGCGGGACATATTAGATGAATATGCCTCGCGAGATAATAGGGTGGAGGTAATAGCACTGCCGGAGAACGTTGGACAGGCGCGGGCACGAAATCGAGGGCTGCAAGTGGCGAAGGGAGAATATGTCTGTTTCCTCGACAGCGACGACTGGTTCTCGCCCGATGCGTTGCAGCAGGCAGTGGATACGTTTGATGAGAATCCCGAGACCGACTGCGTGCTTTTTCAGGCGCAAATGGTCAGTGGGGAGACAGAGGAAACCTATCCGATGCCTGCGTTTGAATGGCTTTCGGGAGAGGAGGCGTTTGAGAAAAGTCTGACATGGGAGATTCATGGCATTTACATGGCGCGGACTCAATTGTATCAGGAATTTCCTTACGACGAAACAGCACATTCATACAGCGACGACAACACCACACGCATCCATTTTCTGCATTCACGAGAGGTGAGACAGTGTAAGGGGATTTACTATTACAGGCAACATGCGGAGTCGGTCACGCATCAAGTCAGCGTGCGGCGCTTCGACTATCTGCGTGCCAATGAGAGCATGATGGGGGAATTGGTTAACAGAGGCGTATTTTACAAGTGGGTCAAGATGTATGAGAACGTGCGATGGCTGAATTTGATAGACACATATATGTTCTATTTTCAGAACCGCCACAGGTTGTCGCAAGACGAATGCCAATACGGACTCAGCGAGATGAAAAGGGTGTGGAATACCATTGACCCGTCGGCACTGAAATGGCGCAACCGCTACAAATTCGGATACATGCCCCTGCATTTCTCCTGGCGGCTCTTCCGGCTGCAGGAAGAAACATACTTCACGCTGCGGAAACTGATAAAAGGCAAGTGA